The following coding sequences lie in one Eremothecium sinecaudum strain ATCC 58844 chromosome IV, complete sequence genomic window:
- the IME1 gene encoding transcription factor IME1 (Syntenic homolog of Ashbya gossypii AGL308W; Syntenic homolog of Saccharomyces cerevisiae YJR094C (IME1)), with protein sequence MSANLIDSYLQLDEDPDELRTPDEDMLDLELHLSSHRQMLIHTQPIYLINTSKLQTPQQQVIRADLSKNSPWMTESSVFSCDSSLRGLLHEQDEFHEGALHFNAASAFTPDSDQCAGHYEKTALLPMPSLFARDDLDFACAPDTMADDELFFQLAAAPAGPLPNHVATTTTTAPPLPAIAPAMVPPFAPNLGVNNFADAVNPYHDSVTWNSPEQCEFVHALTSKLSRYCGYFVADSKEMEYFDKIRLQEIEYRLCKTYFH encoded by the coding sequence ATGTCTGCTAACCTGATAGATTCGTACCTCCAGCTAGACGAGGACCCTGATGAGCTGCGCACTCCCGACGAGGATATGTTGGACCTGGAGCTCCATTTATCCTCTCATCGCCAGATGCTGATTCATACACAGCCCATATACCTGATTAATACTTCGAAGCTGCAAACTCCTCAGCAGCAGGTTATACGTGCAGACCTTTCAAAAAACTCGCCGTGGATGACCGAGTCGTCTGTATTTTCGTGCGATAGCAGCCTCCGCGGGCTTCTACACGAACAGGATGAGTTTCACGAGGGAGCGCTACACTTTAACGCTGCTTCAGCTTTCACACCTGACTCAGATCAGTGTGCAGGTCACTACGAAAAGACTGCACTACTGCCAATGCCAAGTCTTTTTGCGCGCGATGACCTAGATTTCGCATGCGCGCCAGACACAATGGCAGACGATGAGCTATTTTTCCAGCTTGCTGCTGCCCCTGCAGGTCCACTCCCGAATCACGTGGCTACGACAACTACAACTGCTCCACCCCTGCCCGCCATAGCTCCTGCTATGGTTCCTCCATTCGCACCCAATCTCGGTGTCAATAATTTTGCTGACGCCGTGAACCCATATCATGATAGCGTCACGTGGAACTCGCCCGAGCAGTGCGAGTTCGTCCACGCCCTTACATCTAAGCTCTCGCGCTACTGCGGCTATTTCGTAGCCGATTCCAAAGAAATGGAATACTTCGACAAGATCAGACTTCAGGAAATAGAGTACCGTCTATGTAAGACGTACTTCCACTGA
- the JSN1 gene encoding Jsn1p (Syntenic homolog of Ashbya gossypii AGL305W; Syntenic homolog of Saccharomyces cerevisiae YJR091C (JSN1) and YPR042C (PUF2)), whose protein sequence is MVDKGAQKVGTSKPVVSGSTKSHVRQSLSKIPEVIDPGITVPIYEEDIIDDEESTTLEGQPQKLGSYRAKAGRFSNTLSNLLPSISARLHHNRKNTGGKNVTSTGFGDSNVEHRSPPVEMAGSITPPQDMQNMVNLPDQPFVTPAPRSSNESYTFDSNNAYINGSLHAAGNVTASRTRNNTVSSQITSLSSIGQIATPSTSNIWTSAGAVGNDPVNNMVSSQFNTTAYPDLAQSNYYDMLAQQQQAIPMQPQQHTSSSLAVPNGNNMFWEKRARSHSNASSIYADAQLFDPTTIQPTVQPTRSRASTFASTTQPPIVVNGSMMTAPMSTGLIVQDDVDPRSLNWVTTDPTVPAINQISNLLPSNTISISNVFPLQQQQPHLSNTLNLTSTSLATLCLNFGKVLSARTLKMMNMAIVELDTVEAAIRAREALNGKEVSLVGAPSAVFFAKVLPMHQQVNVMPPLPTSSPSGPQSLLQEQLISGAVTFQQQNGISIPVFNANGVAPQQQQQSQQQQQQQMLPSQQNQQQVTNHPNLTHSFQSLSHSQSEKEHCPFPLPPADIKDQVAVLEKIIGSFEVAKDDHQVKHIISNALAYDGTSDTTNFGPLPEPLPHREFDAPKLRELRKLIDADNISDLEIEQLAISMLEELPELSSDYLGNTIVQKLFEHSSTVVKDIMLRQTTTYMTSMGVHKNGTWACQKMATMADTPRQMDLVARGIYKYCAPLFNDQFGNYVIQCVLKFGFPWNNFIFESIVANFCTIVQNRYGARAVRACLEAHDIITQEQLLVLSGMILLYVEYLATNSNGALLVTWFLDTSSLPNRHSILTEKLLPHIVEICCDRLASLTVLKILNFRSDENAKKSILDAVFGPYGYDKPPPQALYQILSDTNYGSTFVYKVLSTPLLEGEVRSHAVQQVRQVLLERNGPQHRRLMEEVGFASANNCNNTNNANANTSKHRPTLSHMFATDPSGHMRTMSVSSTRSTGSIPRTLTSSQSQSAGGSQQPNSNNACYNYPGTFPGNSGSFSMGSDDMSFQFDMLTLNNNTQVSLPQLGVNNQVNTNGSTGYTNSNGN, encoded by the coding sequence ATGGTTGATAAAGGTGCTCAGAAGGTTGGTACGTCTAAACCGGTGGTTTCTGGAAGTACAAAATCTCATGTACGGCAAAGTCTTTCTAAAATACCGGAAGTTATTGATCCAGGGATTACTGTCCCGATATACGAAGAGGATATAATAGATGACGAGGAGTCTACTACTTTGGAGGGGCAGCCCCAGAAGTTGGGATCTTATAGGGCGAAAGCGGGTCGTTTTTCTAATACCTTGTCGAATTTGCTTCCTAGCATAAGTGCACGTTTGCATCATAACCGAAAAAATACGGGCGGGAAGAATGTGACATCGACTGGATTTGGGGACTCGAATGTCGAGCATCGTTCACCTCCAGTTGAAATGGCAGGGAGTATTACCCCACCTCAAGATATGCAGAATATGGTAAATCTTCCAGATCAGCCATTTGTGACTCCGGCACCAAGGTCATCTAACGAGTCTTATACATTCGATTCTAATAATGCGTACATTAATGGGTCCTTGCATGCTGCTGGAAACGTTACAGCATCCAGGACTCGGAATAATACAGTTTCCTCTCAGATTACGTCTCTATCTAGCATAGGGCAGATAGCGACACCCAGCACGAGCAATATCTGGACTTCTGCGGGTGCTGTTGGAAACGATCCAGTGAACAATATGGTATCCTCTCAGTTCAACACTACAGCTTATCCCGATCTTGCTCAATCAAATTACTACGACATGCTTGCTCAACAGCAGCAAGCTATTCCAATGCAGCCACAACAGCACACTTCGAGCTCCTTGGCCGTGCCAAATGGCAACAACATGTTTTGGGAAAAGAGAGCAAGATCACACTCCAATGCTTCTAGCATTTACGCCGATGCACAGTTATTTGACCCTACAACTATACAACCAACTGTGCAACCCACGCGTTCGAGGGCCTCAACTTTTGCCTCTACCACTCAGCCACCAATTGTTGTAAATGGCTCAATGATGACAGCCCCTATGTCTACCGGTTTAATAGTCCAAGATGATGTTGATCCAAGGTCTTTGAATTGGGTAACAACTGATCCTACTGTGCCGGCGATAAACCAGATTTCGAATTTGTTACCTTCTAATACTATTTCTATATCAAACGTATTCCCGttgcaacagcaacaaccACATCTATCGAATACGCTTAACTTGACTAGTACAAGCCTAGCAACTTTGTGCCTGAATTTCGGTAAGGTGCTCTCAGCTAGAACGTTGAAAATGATGAATATGGCTATTGTTGAGTTAGATACTGTTGAGGCAGCCATAAGAGCTAGGGAAGCTTTAAATGGAAAGGAGGTTTCCTTGGTAGGTGCCCCCAGTGCTGTTTTCTTTGCAAAAGTTTTACCAATGCATCAGCAGGTGAATGTTATGCCGCCCCTCCCCACAAGTTCGCCAAGTGGCCCACAATCATTACTACAAGAGCAACTAATCTCGGGTGCTGTGACATTCCAACAGCAGAATGGCATTTCAATTCCTGTATTTAATGCAAATGGTGTCGCTCCccaacagcagcaacagtctcagcagcagcagcagcagcagatGTTGCCGTCACAACAGAACCAACAACAGGTAACTAATCATCCTAATCTCACTCACTCTTTCCAATCCTTGTCTCATTCTCAGTCAGAAAAGGAGCATTGTCCATTTCCGTTACCCCCTGCTGATATAAAGGACCAGGTTGCAGTTTTGGAAAAAATTATTGGTTCTTTCGAAGTAGCAAAAGATGATCACCAGGTTAAGCATATTATCAGCAATGCTCTTGCATATGACGGCACAAGTGATACAACTAACTTTGGCCCCTTGCCAGAACCGTTGCCACATCGTGAATTTGATGCACCAAAATTGCGCGAACTTCGTAAATTGATTGATGCTGATAATATAAGTGATTTAGAGATTGAACAGCTTGCAATATCGATGTTGGAAGAGTTACCAGAGCTAAGCTCTGATTACCTTGGGAATACTATTGTACAGAAGCTTTTTGAACACTCTTCAACGGTTGTTAAAGATATAATGTTGAGACAGACAACCACGTATATGACTTCAATGGGTGTTCATAAGAATGGTACATGGGCATGCCAGAAAATGGCTACGATGGCTGACACTCCAAGACAGATGGACTTGGTAGCTAGAGGGATTTACAAGTACTGTGCACCGTTATTTAACGATCAATTTGGAAACTATGTTATCCAATGTGTACTTAAGTTTGGCTTCCCCTGGaataattttatttttgaGAGTATTGTTGCCAATTTCTGCACTATTGTTCAAAATAGGTATGGTGCTCGTGCTGTTAGAGCATGTTTAGAAGCACACGATATTATTACCCAGGAGCAATTATTGGTTTTGAGCGGCATGATATTGCTTTATGTGGAATACTTGGCCACCAATAGTAACGGTGCATTATTGGTTACCTGGTTCCTTGACACTTCTTCGTTGCCCAACAGACATTCCATCCTGACTGAGAAATTACTTCCTCACATTGTTGAAATATGTTGTGATAGACTCGCTTCGCTCACGGTTTTGAAAATTTTAAACTTTAGAAGCGACGAGAATGCTAAGAAGAGCATATTGGATGCAGTATTCGGACCATATGGATATGACAAGCCTCCTCCACAGGCACTATATCAGATATTGAGTGATACCAATTATGGATCGACTTTTGTATACAAAGTCCTTTCTACGCCGCTGCTAGAAGGAGAGGTCAGAAGCCATGCAGTACAGCAAGTTAGACAGGTGCTATTGGAGAGAAACGGACCTCAACATCGCCGCTTAATGGAGGAAGTCGGATTTGCATCTGCTAACAACTGTAATAACACAAACAATGCTAACGCAAACACTTCAAAGCACAGACCTACATTATCACACATGTTTGCTACGGATCCATCAGGACATATGAGAACTATGTCTGTTAGTAGCACACGTAGCACGGGCTCTATTCCAAGAACGCTGACAAGTAGTCAATCGCAATCAGCTGGTGGTTCCCAACAGCCTAATTCGAATAATGCGTGCTACAATTACCCAGGCACTTTCCCAGGGAATTCTGGCTCGTTTTCTATGGGCTCAGATGATATGTCTTTTCAATTCGACATGCTAACGCTGAATAATAATACCCAGGTATCGTTACCACAGTTGGGAGTGAATAACCAAGTCAACACTAATGGCAGCACTGGATATACGAACAGCAATGGGAATTAA
- the FIP1 gene encoding cleavage polyadenylation factor subunit FIP1 (Syntenic homolog of Ashbya gossypii AGL307W; Syntenic homolog of Saccharomyces cerevisiae YJR093C (FIP1)), whose amino-acid sequence MVSSEDEDDRFLYGSDAEADSSSQHKRKLEPQTTVQVSEEREPKRVKIPTTEPAADDEEIIEEDVDSSDSEADADDSDKDSDSDVEIIIGTGTDLSKLDSKNAATPSTAATTTSASELTIAPVSEQTGSTTTVATVNDNSSSVTKAVGAIDINAIGEFEGQPITDIDPEVLKEKPWRQPGANLSDYFNYGFTEETWMEYLHKQEKLRKEYNPQKILMGLLALQQQGKLNDTTGAGDGGMAGAGSNGNGGVASHGDVNSPNKNNASVNAMPPPPAFPMGMHHMFGGFPPFPFPGMMPPNLGANAGNANKNGSTANASGNNNGNGK is encoded by the coding sequence ATGGTTTCAAGTGAAGACGAGGACGATCGTTTTTTATATGGTTCAGATGCTGAGGCTGATAGTTCCTCTCAGCATAAGCGGAAGCTAGAGCCACAAACAACTGTACAAGTTAGCGAAGAACGTGAGCCAAAACGAGTAAAGATACCAACAACAGAACCGGCTGCCGACGATGAAGAAATAATAGAGGAGGATGTAGATTCGTCGGATTCAGAAGCAGATGCCGATGATTCTGATAAGGATTCAGATTCAGATGTGGAGATTATTATAGGTACAGGGACTGATCTATCAAAGTTGGACTCAAAGAACGCCGCTACCCCTTCTACCGCGGCTACTACAACATCTGCGTCGGAGTTAACAATTGCGCCTGTTTCTGAGCAGACTGGATCGACGACTACTGTTGCCACGGTGAACGACAATTCCAGCTCTGTGACGAAAGCGGTTGGAGCAATTGATATCAATGCTATTGGCGAATTTGAGGGCCAACCGATTACCGATATTGATCCGGAAGTGCTTAAGGAAAAGCCCTGGCGTCAACCGGGTGCAAATCTATCAGATTACTTTAACTACGGTTTTACTGAGGAAACATGGATGGAATATTTGCACAAGCAGGAGAAGCTACGGAAGGAATATAACCCCCAAAAAATACTTATGGGGCTTCTTGCGCTCCAGCAGCAGGGTAAACTTAACGATACCACTGGAGCGGGCGATGGTGGCATGGCAGGGGCGGGGTCGAACGGGAATGGAGGAGTCGCTTCTCACGGCGATGTGAACTCACCTAACAAGAACAATGCTTCAGTAAACGCAATGCCCCCACCTCCTGCCTTTCCAATGGGTATGCATCACATGTTTGGGGGTTTCCCGCCCTTCCCATTTCCTGGCATGATGCCCCCGAACTTGGGCGCTAATGCTGGAAACGCAAACAAGAATGGCTCCACAGCTAATGCATCTGGTAACAATAATGGCAATGGCAAGTAA
- the MAM1 gene encoding Mam1p (Syntenic homolog of Ashbya gossypii AGL304W; Syntenic homolog of Saccharomyces cerevisiae YER106W (MAM1)) yields the protein MDKRPYKRALKQFDVNVQRKRSLRNKKDLMNDTSPLTSFYENDEKNKENKNPLEKNKIYTKIFGDSPTSDGNLTDELNTCLNVNHNDHGKSSKKLTKESLMELQLLLREFEVQQFSGCDHKFCQDGLSVDNLCQCRTNFLFELECFENRDMITEGNLRVQCYCKNVYNALDRNWLVSASKDVTEQDQWEGLEWLLLPKEIMRQPKKEKSVADVSSSDMEPKKTGILPATVLQIRSTNRAFEDSVDLSEIFKQWTSSSSSSSLSNLDLPNDSFEHCPSAKAKCALKKRILRPSDIVFPH from the coding sequence ATGGATAAAAGACCATACAAAAGGGCATTGAAGCAGTTTGATGTCAACGTTCAACGCAAGCGAAGTTTACGCAATAAGAAGGACCTTATGAACGATACATCTCCGCTTACCTCCTTTTATGAAAACGACGAGAAGAACAAGGAAAATAAGAACCCACTAGAAAAGAACAAGATATATACAAAGATATTTGGAGATTCTCCAACAAGCGATGGTAACCTTACAGATGAGCTAAACACTTGTTTAAATGTAAATCACAATGACCACGGGAAAAGTAGCAAGAAATTGACTAAAGAATCACTAATGGAACTACAACTTCTGCTTCGCGAGTTTGAAGTACAGCAGTTTTCAGGTTGTGACCATAAGTTCTGCCAGGACGGTTTATCAGTGGACAATTTATGCCAGTGTAGGACCAATTTTTTATTCGAGCTAGAATGCTTTGAAAATAGAGATATGATTACCGAAGGAAACTTAAGGGTTCAATGCTACTGCAAAAATGTATATAATGCTCTTGATAGAAATTGGCTAGTATCTGCATCTAAGGATGTCACAGAACAGGATCAATGGGAAGGCTTGGAATGGCTATTACTTCCTAAAGAAATTATGAGACAGCCTAAGAAAGAGAAGAGCGTCGCTGATGTAAGCAGCTCTGACATGGAGCCTAAAAAAACGGGAATACTTCCTGCAACTGTACTTCAGATCAGATCAACTAATAGGGCTTTTGAGGATTCAGTAGACCTGAGCGAAATATTTAAACAATGGacatcatcatcatcttcttcgTCGTTATCTAATCTGGATTTACCTAACGACAGTTTCGAACATTGTCCTTCCGCAAAAGCAAAGTGCGCACTAAAGAAGCGTATTTTGAGACCCTCTGATATAGTATTTCCACACTGA
- the BUD4 gene encoding Bud4p (Syntenic homolog of Ashbya gossypii AGL306C; Syntenic homolog of Saccharomyces cerevisiae YJR092W (BUD4)), translated as MVHERSLSSAILDQTVDLLLQELNANMELLKNEKAKNRSRNSTRSREVSIELNNSPAIVRAVHPYDRDFTVIKPLSRDVGIVDKALEIGDYGVDVTSIDDATPPKSEEDNSPRRKLSSKVLVEAEPRDDKFSLNQRNIYISASPANTRNRLGRISVEKIDYVSSSPSPCSLSSKPVLLLENPSRMTSPTTITSPTTITTDEYHSATELQSRTPSMNTFTGNDTVNASRSSSVEDFAISRDLTIQSAQASVNSGIDADMTLSVEELGTSSMSIVSKSASYMNVRHENTESTEDFRIVRKPGSNNDLLSAHGVHEPEQHGHSCSSDSDCVTFLKTTGKDIAASKSMSSKSQNYDDVESQFSSYQSKNPEDSGGSEKDFNTSNDNSEFSISLESSQITSLPALDLPDLPKLESFMDEFESDNSSNSIAPPKSRNVTNYLSIWHYQENEMKEKSLLEDNIFSDTAVSLRHSTISSVGSEHHNSFPFRYKRVSSPKIYRNTGQWKNRWETLSGYQGKEDELDNVLKKIQHRSSVLDPMRRNSLLSRKIQQEILTSERITAHHCRSKDIRGSDSINFSAINTSADNDSSMRTHDGINSTKETITDVSRLREISTTPFSPLLPELNVETTNSTGFPDSSHTEDPISGIKSRYSSSPRHAKDLHSLWSSRNNSINLDNGDNAEIRAKVINDLIAGRELEEDSTTLSHSYIVAEATIAVKDDKLNVRKIEAMHGLEADLSDCLDKSLLGYRPVTPAKDSRSNNVPGLPALPSHIESPFKVLRTSRFQDLPISIGSSPVKRLNQTDFDSVQGNKATTVPSSLYGPGENLQDHGQLFIAVTSLSNIKLPNIELHKAQYAVEFDNGENVVQTAWQPLTHGDMLKINHDCSIVVTDDMQPDITITIKCRYLNISEQQKSVSEIVPVKHRFGVFRKSKFKHVKEVVTMPAKHDQWDYKVARDGSFGRFKLHLSKELMKDIYNRKEVYQWDLVNEWEREIPTSKTADIKGVWELPRIQPYVVGSITAELSYLPRYSQMDKFPKSLKTVQEILSKYREQQSISHESFMWQEGGDSEALTRRYFKLTGTKLIAHHEISRKPRAMFNLMKASSTALVDGPNDSSAITVESAFKDRDVFGQCLMLRFENGEVIQFYFETKDDEIKWTEKLNQIIQLNNFNQPWVRRYIRYEEQQQLEVDT; from the coding sequence ATGGTTCATGAACGGTCGCTATCTTCAGCAATTCTAGACCAAACGGTAGATTTACTTCTACAAGAATTGAATGCCAATATGGAACTCCTGAAAAACGAGAAGGCTAAGAATCGGAGCAGGAATTCTACTAGAAGTAGGGAGGTATCGATTGAATTGAATAATAGCCCAGCTATTGTTAGGGCAGTGCATCCTTATGATCGTGATTTTACGGTTATTAAGCCATTGTCAAGGGATGTAGGCATTGTAGATAAGGCTTTGGAAATTGGCGATTATGGAGTAGATGTAACTTCAATTGATGACGCAACCCCTCCTAAAAGTGAGGAAGACAATTCTCCCAGAAGGAAATTAAGCTCTAAGGTTCTAGTAGAGGCGGAGCCAAGAGATGACAAATTCTCGTTAAATCAAAgaaatatatatatatccGCTTCGCCTGCTAATACTAGAAATCGATTGGGAAGAATCTCTGTGGAAAAAATCGATTATGTCAGCAGTAGCCCTTCACCGTGTTCTCTCTCATCCAAACCAGTTTTATTGCTAGAGAATCCCTCAAGAATGACAAGCCCTACTACTATTACGAGCCCTACTACTATAACAACGGATGAATACCATTCTGCAACTGAATTGCAAAGTAGAACTCCTTCAATGAACACTTTCACAGGTAACGATACCGTGAACGCGTCTAGATCGTCTTCCGTGGAAGACTTCGCTATCTCTCGAGATTTAACTATTCAGAGCGCCCAGGCAAGTGTTAACAGCGGAATTGACGCAGATATGACCTTATCAGTCGAAGAACTAGGCACCAGTAGTATGAGCATTGTCTCTAAAAGTGCCTCATATATGAATGTGAGGCATGAGAATACGGAGTCGACTGAAGATTTCCGTATTGTTAGAAAGCCCGGTTCGAACAACGACCTCTTGAGTGCGCACGGGGTTCATGAACCTGAACAGCATGGGCATTCATGCAGTTCTGATAGTGATTGTGTCACCTTTTTGAAAACTACTGGTAAGGATATTGCTGCTTCGAAAAGCATGTCATCAAAATCTCAGAATTATGATGATGTTGAATCGCAGTTCTCCTCATACCAATCTAAGAACCCAGAGGACAGTGGAGGATCTGAGAAGGATTTCAATACCAGCAATGATAATTCTGAATTTTCCATATCTTTAGAATCTTCACAAATTACTTCATTGCCTGCCTTGGATCTTCCTGATCTGCCGAAGTTGGAATCTTTTATGGATGAATTTGAATCTGATAACTCAAGTAATTCGATTGCACCACCAAAGTCGCGGAATGTAACAAACTATTTGAGTATCTGGCATTATCAGGAAAATGAAATGAAGGAAAAAAGTCTATTAGAGGACAATATATTTTCTGACACTGCTGTAAGCCTGCGCCATTCAACAATAAGCAGTGTTGGATCCGAGCACCACAATTCCTTTCCATTCAGATACAAGCGCGTTAGCAGTCCGAAGATTTACCGTAACACTGGTCAATGGAAGAATCGTTGGGAAACTCTATCAGGGTATCAAGGCAAGGAAGATGAGCTGGATAATGTCCTCAAAAAAATACAACATAGGTCAAGTGTTTTAGATCCAATGAGAAGAAATTCTCTTTTATCGAGAAAGATTCAACAAGAAATATTGACTTCAGAGAGGATAACAGCCCATCACTGTCGTTCCAAGGATATTCGAGGTAGTGATAGTATAAATTTCAGCGCGATAAATACAAGTGCTGACAATGATTCGAGCATGAGAACCCATGATGGTATCAATTCTACAAAAGAGACTATAACCGACGTTAGCCGTTTGAGGGAAATATCTACAACTCCATTCTCACCTTTACTACCTGAGCTTAATGTCGAAACCACAAACTCCACTGGTTTCCCGGATTCTTCTCATACCGAGGACCCAATTTCGGGGATTAAATCTCGCTATTCTTCAAGTCCAAGGCACGCTAAAGATTTGCACTCTTTATGGAGTTCCAGGAACAATTCCATTAATTTGGATAACGGTGATAATGCTGAAATTAGGGCTAAGGTCATAAACGACCTAATAGCCGGTCGCGAACTAGAAGAAGACTCTACAACTCTCTCGCACAGTTATATTGTTGCAGAAGCCACAATTGCAGTGAAAGATGATAAATTGAATGTTAGAAAAATCGAAGCTATGCATGGTCTGGAAGCAGATTTATCCGATTGTTTAGATAAAAGTCTATTGGGTTACAGGCCTGTCACTCCAGCTAAGGATTCTAGGTCTAATAATGTCCCAGGACTGCCAGCCCTACCTTCGCATATTGAATCGCCTTTTAAGGTGCTCAGAACATCTAGATTCCAGGATTTGCCAATTAGTATCGGAAGCAGCCCTGTGAAGCGTCTGAATCAAACAGATTTTGATTCTGTACAGGGTAACAAGGCCACTACTGTTCCTTCTAGTCTTTATGGCCCCGGCGAAAACTTGCAGGATCATGGTCAACTATTTATTGCTGTTACATCCCTCTCCAATATAAAACTTCCAAATATTGAACTTCATAAGGCACAGTATGCAGTCGAATTTGACAATGGTGAGAATGTAGTTCAAACTGCTTGGCAACCTTTAACTCATGGTGACATGCTCAAAATAAATCACGATTGCTCAATAGTTGTTACTGATGACATGCAGCCAGACATTACTATTACTATTAAATGTCGATATTTGAATATTTCAGAGCAACAAAAGTCAGTAAGTGAAATTGTGCCAGTAAAGCACAGATTCGGGGTCTTCCGTAAATCTAAGTTTAAGCATGTAAAGGAGGTTGTGACGATGCCAGCCAAACATGACCAGTGGGATTATAAAGTTGCCCGAGATGGGTCCTTTGGGAGGTTTAAACTGCATTTAAGCAAGGAGCTAATGAAAGATATTTATAACAGGAAAGAAGTTTATCAATGGGATCTGGTTAATGAATGGGAAAGGGAAATTCCAACAAGTAAAACAGCTGATATCAAGGGTGTTTGGGAATTGCCCAGAATACAACCATATGTCGTGGGTTCTATTACCGCCGAATTGAGCTATCTTCCTCGTTACTCGCAAATGGACAAGTTTCCAAAATCACTGAAAACTGTGCAAGAAATTCTCAGCAAATATCGAGAGCAACAGTCAATATCTCATGAGAGTTTTATGTGGCAAGAAGGTGGTGACAGTGAAGCCTTAACAAGGCGTTATTTCAAATTGACTGGTACCAAGTTAATAGCTCATCATGAAATCTCTAGAAAGCCTCGAGCCATGTTCAATTTGATGAAGGCAAGCAGTACAGCACTTGTGGATGGTCCAAATGATAGCTCCGCAATAACGGTTGAAAGTGCGTTTAAGGACAGAGACGTTTTCGGACAGTGTTTAATGCTGCGATTCGAAAATGGAGAAGTAATACAATTTTATTTCGAAACAAAGGACGATGAGATTAAATGGACAGAAAAACTAAACCAAATTATACAACTTAATAATTTTAACCAGCCCTGGGTAAGGCGTTACATTCGTTATGAGGAACAGCAACAACTGGAAGTTGATACGTAA